A stretch of Thermus antranikianii DSM 12462 DNA encodes these proteins:
- a CDS encoding cytochrome c oxidase subunit II, with translation MQRAFLVVALVAMVAGAVGLALLRPWWFTPLASNWGSIDQIILLSLLLTGLAYAGVNLFLAYSIHRYHKDPAKYLPEEPRLERKLIWLTTLGIVVLLAPGLYFYNHLVHPPKETFTVEVLAQQWLWSYRYPGPDGKLGRTSIQKASPANPFGLDLEDPSARDDILVIGGPLRLPLGEPVLLLLRANDVIHSFYVPEFRIKMDVVPGMVTRIWFTPTALGQFQVVCAEYCGIGHARMLGQVLVMKPEEFQAWIKTQPSVAQSLGR, from the coding sequence ATGCAGCGGGCCTTTCTGGTTGTGGCCCTGGTGGCGATGGTGGCAGGTGCCGTTGGGCTTGCGCTCCTTCGGCCCTGGTGGTTTACGCCCCTGGCCTCCAACTGGGGTTCCATAGATCAGATCATCCTTCTTTCCCTTCTTCTTACCGGTTTGGCCTACGCTGGCGTCAACCTCTTTTTGGCCTACAGCATCCATCGCTACCACAAGGATCCCGCAAAGTACCTCCCGGAGGAACCGAGGCTGGAGCGGAAGCTAATCTGGCTCACCACCTTAGGAATCGTGGTTCTTCTGGCCCCAGGGCTTTACTTCTACAACCACCTGGTCCACCCCCCAAAGGAAACCTTCACGGTAGAAGTCCTTGCCCAGCAGTGGCTTTGGAGCTACCGTTATCCGGGACCGGACGGGAAGCTAGGAAGGACGTCCATCCAGAAAGCTTCTCCCGCCAACCCCTTTGGCTTGGACCTCGAGGATCCCTCCGCCCGGGACGACATCCTGGTCATCGGGGGTCCCTTGCGGCTCCCCTTGGGCGAACCCGTCCTACTCCTCCTCCGGGCCAACGACGTCATCCACAGCTTCTACGTTCCCGAGTTCCGGATCAAGATGGACGTGGTCCCGGGCATGGTAACCCGCATCTGGTTCACCCCCACCGCCCTCGGCCAGTTCCAAGTGGTCTGCGCCGAGTACTGCGGCATAGGCCATGCCCGCATGCTGGGCCAGGTCCTGGTAATGAAGCCTGAAGAGTTTCAGGCCTGGATTAAGACCCAGCCCAGCGTGGCCCAGTCCCTGGGCCGGTAA